GGGAGGGCCAACCCGGAATCCTTATGGTCCCTTTGATGTGGGCGGGTCCAGCTCCGGGCCGGCGACGGCCACCGCGCTGAACCTCTGCACCTTCGCGGTGGGGACCGAAACCGCAGGGTCGCTGATCTATCCTGGCAGCCAGAACGCGCTGGCGGTCCTCAAGCCCAGCCGGGGGCTGATCAGCCGCCGCCGGATCATTCCCATCACCGAGGCGCAGGACACTGCCGGACCGATGGCCCGCACCGTCGCCGACCTGGCACTGCTGCTGGGCGCGCTGGTGGGCCACGACCCACAGGACCCTGTGACGCAGGCCGCCCAGGGGTTCCGCCTGCCCGATACCTTGGACGCAAATGCCCTGCAGGGGAAGCGGGTGGGCGTCATCTTGCCTGAAGATTTCGCGCCTGAACTGCGTCAGAAGGTCGAACAGGGCCTGGCGGCAGCGGGCGCCGTGGCCGTGCCCCTGACCTTCGAGGAACCTGAACTGGACTGGCTGGGCGTGATGCTACACGGGATGCAACGAGACCTGCCCGCTTACCTGCGTGACGCGGGCGCTCCGGTGACCACCCTGGCCGAAATCGTGGCCTTCAACTCTGAGCACGCAGAGCAACATTCTCCCTACGGCCAGACGCTGCTGGAAATGGCGCTGGACCCGGAGCGCCAGGTGACAGACGAGGCCTATGAGGCCGCCCGCACCCAGAACTTCGAGCGGGCCACTGGGGCCCTGGACAGCGCTCTAGAAGGCGTGGACTGGCTGCTCTCACTCAGCAACGAGCTGTCCGGCGTCTACTCGGCGGCGGGCTACCCGGCGCTGACGGTCCCGGCCGGGCAGTACAGCAACGGTGAGCCTTTCGGCGTCACTTTCGTTGGGCCCTTGCTCAGCGATGCCGGGCTGATCCAGGCCGCCTACGCCTACGAGCAGGCGACCCAGGCGCGGCCCGCCCTCCCTGCACACCTCTAAAGTCACCGGACAAAAAGTCAACGCTTTTCTGTCCGGTAGAGAGAGGAAGTTGGAACCGGCAGGGGTGCGCTGGTTCAACAAACCCGCCGAGGGGGGCAAAGTGCCTTAACTGGCTGCCTCGGCAGGGCTACGGCGGCGCGTCGGGGCCTTGCCCCCACTCCAGGCCACGCCCACCGCTTCTTCCACGCTGCGGATACCGGCCACACCGTCCAGGCCGGGCGGCACGATCAGGCGTTGGTACCCGGCGCGGCGGGCTTCCTCGGCGCGGCGCCCGCTGGCGGTGGTGGAACGGACCTCGCCGGCCAGGCCCACCTCACCGAACACGGCCACGTTCTCGGCCAGCGGGCGCCCCACCACGGCCGAGTACACCGCCAGCGCGGCGGCCAGGTCCAGGCCGGGGTCGGCCACCTTGAGGCCGCCGGCCAGGTTCACGTAGATGTCCAGCCCGCCCAGCGTCAGGTCCAGCCGGCGTTCCAGCACGGCCAGCACCACGTCCACCCGGCGCGGGTCCAGGCCCACCACCACCCGGCGCGGGTTGGGAAAGGGCGTCTTGGCGGCCAGGGCCTGCACTTCCAGCAGCATGGGCCGCTGCCCGTCGATGGTGGCGGCCACCACGCTGCCCGGCACGCCGACGGGGCGCTCGGCCAGGAAGGCGGCGCTGGGGTTCTCCACCGCGATCAGCCCCTCGCCGCGCATCTCGAACACGCCCAGTTCGCCGGCCTGCCCGAAGCGGTTCTTGACCGACCGCAGCAGCCGGAAAGCCCCCACCGATTCCAGAAATATGGTGGTGTCCACGATGTGCTCGATGACCTTGGGGCCGGCCACGGTGCCTTCCTTGGTCACGTGGCCCACCAGCACGGTGGCGGTGCCGGTTTCCTTGGCGGCGCGGGTCAGGACGGCGGTGCCCTCGCGCACCTGAGCGATGCCGCCGCTGACGCCGTCGCCCTCGGCCACGACGGTCTGGATAGAGTCCACGATGCACAGCGCCGGCCGGTGTTCTTCCATCAGCGCGGCCACATGCTCGGCGCGGGTGTCGCGGGTGAGCTGAATCTCGCCGGCCACGCCCAGGCGGTCGGCCCGCAGGCGAATCTGCTCCAGCGATTCCTCGCCGGCCACGTACAGCACGGCGCCGCCGCTGCGGGCAATCCGGTCGGCCACCTGCAGCAGCAGCGTGGACTTGCCGATGCCCGGCTCACCGCCGATGAGGGTTACGCCGCCCGCCACCAGCCCGCCGCCCAGCACGCGGTCCAGCTCCGGGATACCGCTGGACGTGCGGGGTTCCTCGCGCCGGCCCACGCTGCTGAGCGCCGTGACCTGGCCGCCCTTGATGCCGCCGTAGGCCCCGCCCAGGCTGGAGCGCCCGCTCACGGCCGGCTTGTCCTCCACTTCCTCGAAGGAGTTCCAGGCTTGGCAGTTGGGACAGCGGCCCAGCGGCTTGGCCGACTGGTAGCCGCAGCTCTGGCAGATGTACTGCGTCTTGCTACGGGCCATCAACCCTCCCGCGTGGGGGTGTTGGCTCCGGTGGGGCGGCTGTCGGCCCGCCAGTAGCCCTGCTCGCCCCCGGTCAGATACTCGCCGTCCAGCAGCTCGGTCAGCAGGGTGGCTTCCAGCGATTCGTCGGCGTGGTCGCGCAGCATGACGCCGACTTCCTGCGGCGAGTAGACGCGGCCCGACTCGAACAGGTCGGTCAGGTGGTTGAGAATCGCCATCTGGTGCTGGGCGCGGCGGTCGCTGGGCCAGGAGGTGATGCGGCCGAAGTCGTCGGTAAATCCATCGAAGCTCTTGAACATCCGCCCATGCTAGCGGCTCGGCGGCGGCGCGAAGGTGGGCCGGCGCCTGCGCCCCCACTCAGCGGCGCAGGCGGCAGCCGGCCAGCAGCGGGGCCGTCTCGCCGCTGGCCGGGTGGTAGACGCTCAGGGTGCCTTCTCCCTGGTGTTCCCACCACTCCAGGCCCGATGCGGTATCCAGCCCGGCCAGCCCCACATAGCGGCTCCCACTGGCGCTGACCGCCGGGGCCAGGCCATAGTTCTGCCCCTGGTATCGCAGCACCACAAAAGTCAGATCGTGGGCCTGGACGTAACGCACCAAGACACGGCCGCCCTGACACTGTATCCAGGTGAAAGCGGGCTGGACAGCAACCGGCGGCGCTCCAGCCCCCCCGGCCAGGGCGGTGCCCCCCAGGAGAGCGGGGCTGCTCAGCAGGGCAGCGGCCATCAGCGTGCGGAACAGTTGGGTGAACATGGAAGCAGTATAGGCCTTTCCTGGCCTGCCGTGGCGCTCCCCGCACCCACCCGACTGTTCCGCACCCCTGGCTGCCTATACTGCCCCCTATGAAACTGGCACTCATCGGAACCGGCAAGCTGGGCTGTGCGCTGCTGACCGGACTGTTTCAGCGGGGCGTGCTGGCGCCGCAGGACGTGGGCCTGCTGAGCCGCGACGCCCACAAGACCTGTCAGGTGGCCGGGCGCTTTGGTGCGCCGGTCATCGGGCGCGGGGACCTGGCCGGGGCCGAGTACATCCTGCTGTGTGTGCAGCCGGGAGCCTTTCAGGAGGTGGCCGGCTGGGCGGGCGGGCACAGTGCGGGGTACATCAGCACGCTGGCGGGCGTGACCACCGGCACCCTCAGCAGATGCCTGGGCAGCGAGCGGGCCGTGCGGGCCATGCCCAGCCTGGCCGCCACCATCGGGCGCTCGCAGACGGCCCTGACCGCCACCCCCGGCGCCGAGGCGGCCGGCGACCTGGCCTTCGCGCAGGGGCTGTTCGGCGCGGTGGGCGACACCTACCGGATTCCCGAACACCTGTTCGACACCTTTACCGGCATGAGCGCCAGCGGCCTGGCCTACGCCGCCGTGTTCGCTGAGGCGCTGGCCGACGGCGGCGTCCGCATGGGACTGCCCCGGCCGCTGGCCAACGAACTGGCCCAGAAGCTGCTGGTGTCGGGCGGCGAACTGCTGGCCGAGCGGCCCCACCCCGCCATGCTCAAGGACGAGGTGTGCAGCCCCGGCGGCACCACCATCGCGGGCATCCGGGCACTGGAAGGCGGCAACTTCCGCCGCAGCGTGATCGACGCCGTGGAGGCTGCTACCCGGCGCGGCCACGAGCTGGGGCGCGGGGAGCGGGAAACGGGCGACAGCTAGGCGGCAGGCCCGCCCCCCGGTTGGGAAGCGGGCCTGCGCCTTGTCTGAGCTCCGGCGGTTCAGGTTCTCAGGCCAGAATCTGGGTCTTGCCCCGCACCCGCTTGTCGCGGCGGAATTCCAGGCCGTCGCCGCCCTCGCCCAGCACCACGCGCCAGCCGTCGGGGCCGGGGGCGGCGGCCATCAGCTCCAGCGCCAGCGGGTCTTCCAATTCCTCGCGCAGCAGGGTCCGCAGCTGGCGGCTGCTGCCCAGCGCGTGCTTGTGGCTGCGGGCCCTCAGCTTGCCCACCAGCCAGGGCGCCACCTCGGGCGCGAAGCTCACGGTGATGTCGCGGCTGTCCAGCTCCTCGGCCATCTCGGCCAGCAGCTGCCCGGCCACCCGCTCCAGCTCGGCCTCGCCCAGCGGCCGGAACTTGATGACGTCGTCCAGCCGGTCGAGGAATTCGGGCGTGAAGATGTGGCGCAGCGGCGCGTTGGAATCGGCCTGCACCGGGCTGAA
The sequence above is a segment of the Deinococcus radiophilus genome. Coding sequences within it:
- a CDS encoding amidase family protein; translated protein: MNFQEYSAKQAQRQASQEHETLRRPLDFTPFEASLAGLDAEDWQAQETLMLERTAAELSELQAGGELSAEALTRLHLRRIRDLDQGRFNSVLELNPQALNDARRLDAERQAGQVRSPLHGLTVLIKDNIAVAGLHNTAGAAVLRSAVATADAPLVAQLRAAGAVILGKANLSEWSNFMTEDSVNGYSVLGGPTRNPYGPFDVGGSSSGPATATALNLCTFAVGTETAGSLIYPGSQNALAVLKPSRGLISRRRIIPITEAQDTAGPMARTVADLALLLGALVGHDPQDPVTQAAQGFRLPDTLDANALQGKRVGVILPEDFAPELRQKVEQGLAAAGAVAVPLTFEEPELDWLGVMLHGMQRDLPAYLRDAGAPVTTLAEIVAFNSEHAEQHSPYGQTLLEMALDPERQVTDEAYEAARTQNFERATGALDSALEGVDWLLSLSNELSGVYSAAGYPALTVPAGQYSNGEPFGVTFVGPLLSDAGLIQAAYAYEQATQARPALPAHL
- the radA gene encoding DNA repair protein RadA gives rise to the protein MARSKTQYICQSCGYQSAKPLGRCPNCQAWNSFEEVEDKPAVSGRSSLGGAYGGIKGGQVTALSSVGRREEPRTSSGIPELDRVLGGGLVAGGVTLIGGEPGIGKSTLLLQVADRIARSGGAVLYVAGEESLEQIRLRADRLGVAGEIQLTRDTRAEHVAALMEEHRPALCIVDSIQTVVAEGDGVSGGIAQVREGTAVLTRAAKETGTATVLVGHVTKEGTVAGPKVIEHIVDTTIFLESVGAFRLLRSVKNRFGQAGELGVFEMRGEGLIAVENPSAAFLAERPVGVPGSVVAATIDGQRPMLLEVQALAAKTPFPNPRRVVVGLDPRRVDVVLAVLERRLDLTLGGLDIYVNLAGGLKVADPGLDLAAALAVYSAVVGRPLAENVAVFGEVGLAGEVRSTTASGRRAEEARRAGYQRLIVPPGLDGVAGIRSVEEAVGVAWSGGKAPTRRRSPAEAAS
- a CDS encoding DUF2087 domain-containing protein, which encodes MFKSFDGFTDDFGRITSWPSDRRAQHQMAILNHLTDLFESGRVYSPQEVGVMLRDHADESLEATLLTELLDGEYLTGGEQGYWRADSRPTGANTPTREG
- a CDS encoding MliC family protein; this encodes MFTQLFRTLMAAALLSSPALLGGTALAGGAGAPPVAVQPAFTWIQCQGGRVLVRYVQAHDLTFVVLRYQGQNYGLAPAVSASGSRYVGLAGLDTASGLEWWEHQGEGTLSVYHPASGETAPLLAGCRLRR
- the proC gene encoding pyrroline-5-carboxylate reductase encodes the protein MKLALIGTGKLGCALLTGLFQRGVLAPQDVGLLSRDAHKTCQVAGRFGAPVIGRGDLAGAEYILLCVQPGAFQEVAGWAGGHSAGYISTLAGVTTGTLSRCLGSERAVRAMPSLAATIGRSQTALTATPGAEAAGDLAFAQGLFGAVGDTYRIPEHLFDTFTGMSASGLAYAAVFAEALADGGVRMGLPRPLANELAQKLLVSGGELLAERPHPAMLKDEVCSPGGTTIAGIRALEGGNFRRSVIDAVEAATRRGHELGRGERETGDS